The proteins below come from a single Deinococcus aerolatus genomic window:
- a CDS encoding cold-shock protein, which yields MAQGRVKWFNVEKGYGFIEHPGNPDVFVHYSAIQSGGFRKLNEGDEVEFEVEAGQGNKGPQAKNVVVTNAAPAPMGGNGGMGGGNRGGGSRW from the coding sequence ATGGCTCAAGGACGAGTAAAGTGGTTTAACGTTGAGAAAGGCTACGGTTTCATTGAGCACCCGGGTAACCCCGACGTGTTCGTGCACTACAGCGCCATCCAGAGCGGCGGTTTCCGCAAGCTCAACGAAGGCGACGAAGTGGAATTCGAAGTCGAAGCTGGCCAGGGCAACAAAGGCCCCCAGGCCAAGAACGTTGTCGTGACCAACGCTGCACCTGCCCCCATGGGCGGCAACGGCGGTATGGGCGGCGGAAACCGGGGTGGCGGCAGCCGCTGGTAA
- a CDS encoding alanyl-tRNA editing protein has protein sequence MTRPLYHQDPGQLAFRATVHAVSGSEVALDATAFYPAGGGQGADHGVLRWPGGEACVTDTRKDKATGLIWHMLDGPPPAVGTAVAGEVDAARRWRHMARHSGEHLLAQAFVRVNPAFAVDAVNMTHPECTLDLRGEPSEADVRAAETLLRETLARRPLTLDTPTVPEEDLSRYPLRRAAAVRGQVRLVIFKGADGQPFDVSACGGTHVPQASLAAPVVVLRTERIRGGVTRVVFMAGEEAGEYLGGVYRETRALAQTFSVPVEQLAGRVEALRADLAAGKAQAAGLRDSLAHLLVTATLPDGQGWRTLTLTDPALLLPVLSGVPAGEVRVALAPGGRCGIASGQPDVHAGELLRAALAVTGGKGGGRPDLAQGATLNPADFFAAVRGALAPAHSL, from the coding sequence TTGACCCGGCCCCTCTACCATCAGGACCCGGGCCAGCTGGCCTTCAGGGCCACCGTTCACGCGGTGAGCGGTTCGGAAGTCGCGCTGGACGCCACCGCCTTCTACCCGGCGGGTGGCGGCCAGGGCGCTGACCACGGCGTCCTGCGCTGGCCGGGCGGCGAGGCTTGCGTGACCGACACACGCAAGGACAAGGCGACCGGCCTGATCTGGCACATGCTGGACGGCCCGCCGCCCGCCGTCGGCACAGCAGTTGCGGGCGAGGTGGACGCGGCGCGGCGCTGGCGGCACATGGCGCGGCACAGCGGCGAACATCTGCTGGCCCAGGCTTTCGTGCGCGTTAACCCGGCCTTTGCCGTGGACGCCGTCAACATGACCCACCCCGAATGCACCCTGGACCTGCGCGGTGAGCCCAGCGAGGCCGACGTGCGTGCCGCCGAGACCCTGCTGCGCGAAACGCTGGCCCGGCGCCCCCTGACGCTGGACACGCCCACCGTCCCCGAGGAGGACCTGTCCCGCTACCCGCTGCGCCGCGCGGCGGCCGTGCGCGGTCAGGTGCGGCTGGTGATCTTCAAGGGCGCGGACGGTCAACCGTTCGACGTCAGCGCCTGCGGGGGCACCCACGTTCCGCAGGCCAGTCTGGCGGCCCCGGTGGTGGTCCTGCGCACCGAGCGCATCCGGGGCGGCGTGACCCGCGTGGTGTTCATGGCGGGCGAGGAGGCGGGCGAATACCTCGGCGGCGTGTACCGCGAGACCCGCGCCCTGGCCCAGACCTTCAGCGTGCCGGTGGAGCAGTTGGCCGGGCGGGTGGAGGCGCTGCGGGCAGACCTCGCGGCGGGCAAGGCGCAGGCGGCGGGCCTGCGCGACAGCCTCGCCCACCTGCTGGTCACGGCGACGCTGCCCGATGGGCAGGGCTGGCGGACGCTGACGCTGACTGACCCGGCCCTGCTGCTGCCGGTCCTGAGCGGTGTGCCCGCCGGTGAGGTCCGGGTGGCCCTGGCCCCCGGCGGACGCTGCGGCATTGCCAGCGGGCAGCCGGACGTTCACGCAGGCGAGCTGCTGCGGGCGGCGCTGGCCGTCACCGGCGGCAAGGGCGGCGGACGGCCCGATCTGGCACAGGGCGCCACGCTGAACCCGGCGGACTTCTTTGCGGCGGTGCGCGGCGCCCTGGCCCCAGCCCACTCCTTATAA
- a CDS encoding gamma carbonic anhydrase family protein — MPLYTLQGLTPEVDATAFVAPSAEVIGRVFIAERASVWFGAVLRGDIEAITVGPGSNVQDGAVLHTDAGHPCVLAVDVTVGHRAIVHGAVCGPGSLVGMGAVMLSGSSLGAGAMLGAGALLPEGAHVPDGMLALGVPARVVRAAPQGEHAARYVQNAARYNGHLRLAGPGTAKQR; from the coding sequence GTGCCGCTTTATACCTTGCAAGGACTCACTCCTGAAGTCGATGCCACGGCCTTTGTGGCCCCGAGCGCCGAGGTGATTGGGCGGGTGTTCATCGCCGAGCGGGCCAGCGTGTGGTTCGGCGCGGTGCTGCGCGGCGACATCGAGGCCATCACGGTGGGGCCGGGCAGCAACGTGCAGGACGGCGCGGTGCTGCACACCGACGCCGGGCACCCCTGTGTGCTGGCCGTTGACGTCACGGTGGGCCACCGGGCCATCGTTCACGGCGCGGTGTGCGGCCCCGGCAGTCTGGTGGGCATGGGCGCGGTGATGCTCAGCGGCTCCAGCCTGGGGGCCGGGGCCATGCTGGGGGCAGGAGCGCTGCTGCCCGAAGGAGCCCATGTGCCCGACGGTATGCTGGCCCTGGGTGTGCCGGCCCGTGTGGTGCGGGCCGCCCCCCAGGGTGAGCACGCGGCCCGCTACGTCCAGAATGCCGCCCGTTACAATGGGCACCTCCGGCTGGCCGGTCCCGGCACTGCCAAGCAGCGCTGA
- a CDS encoding phosphotransferase family protein → MTLRPTPPGTPRPQRFPELEARYGALTPMDSGMQSRVYTTPDGAAVVKIYRNHKGQHRTEARNMVQAGMGEWLLGVTEADGVEVLIMRRFAGHPLRAADVPRALPRLQEIVARLHTQQQGRVNLAKVRERLMRFRRALAAYPLPDLFDAVELPLERGLLDQPAAFCHLDMWHDNILIAGSPVPDRGRAGAAEENGGGSEVLLIDWTRADWDDPLRDLALLKTGTLDLLGAAHSLEAALSFLPDHTPATLTRYRAYLALTTLHDLYWFLMNEPYEFDTQKEFKVARARHALARLPEIG, encoded by the coding sequence GTGACCCTGCGCCCCACCCCGCCCGGCACGCCGCGCCCCCAGCGTTTCCCCGAGCTTGAGGCCCGTTACGGCGCCCTGACCCCGATGGATTCCGGGATGCAGAGCCGGGTGTACACCACGCCCGATGGCGCGGCGGTGGTCAAGATCTACCGCAACCACAAAGGCCAGCACCGCACCGAGGCCCGGAACATGGTTCAGGCCGGCATGGGCGAGTGGCTGCTGGGTGTCACCGAGGCCGACGGCGTGGAGGTGCTGATCATGCGGCGGTTTGCGGGTCATCCCCTGCGCGCCGCCGACGTGCCCCGCGCCCTGCCGCGCCTTCAAGAGATCGTGGCCCGGCTGCACACCCAGCAACAGGGACGCGTCAATCTGGCAAAGGTACGCGAGCGGCTGATGCGCTTTCGCCGCGCCCTGGCGGCCTACCCGCTGCCGGATCTGTTCGACGCGGTGGAACTGCCGCTGGAGCGCGGCCTGCTGGACCAGCCTGCTGCGTTCTGCCACCTGGACATGTGGCACGACAACATCCTGATCGCCGGTTCGCCCGTCCCGGACAGGGGCCGGGCAGGCGCGGCAGAGGAGAACGGCGGGGGCAGCGAGGTCCTGCTGATCGACTGGACGCGGGCCGACTGGGACGACCCGCTGCGCGATCTGGCGCTGCTCAAGACCGGCACGCTGGACCTGCTGGGCGCCGCACACAGCCTGGAAGCGGCCCTGAGCTTCCTGCCGGACCACACCCCCGCCACCCTGACCCGCTACCGCGCCTACCTGGCCCTGACCACACTGCACGACCTGTACTGGTTTTTAATGAACGAGCCGTACGAGTTCGACACCCAGAAGGAATTCAAGGTGGCCCGCGCCCGGCACGCGCTGGCGCGGCTGCCGGAAATCGGCTGA
- the deoD gene encoding purine-nucleoside phosphorylase, with protein sequence MSIHLNAEPGQIAETVLLPGDPLRAQHIAQTFFENPVQHNDVRGMLGFTGTYKGQRVSVQGTGMGIASSMIYVSELITDYGCKTLVRVGTAGSYQENVHVRDIVLAQAASTDSSINRIRFGEKTFAPIADFELLMRAYQIAQERGFTTHVGNIMSSDTFYHDDFDQYKIWADYGVLAVEMEAAGLYTLAAKHGVKALTILTISDHLVTHEVTTSEERQQTFNQMIEVALDAALGLE encoded by the coding sequence ATGAGCATTCACCTGAACGCCGAACCCGGCCAGATCGCCGAAACTGTCCTCCTGCCCGGCGACCCGCTGCGTGCCCAGCACATCGCCCAGACTTTTTTTGAGAACCCGGTCCAGCACAACGACGTGCGCGGCATGCTGGGCTTCACCGGCACCTACAAGGGCCAGCGCGTCAGCGTGCAGGGCACCGGCATGGGCATTGCCAGCTCGATGATCTACGTCAGCGAACTGATCACCGACTACGGCTGCAAGACGCTGGTGCGTGTCGGCACGGCCGGCAGCTACCAGGAGAACGTACATGTGCGCGACATCGTGCTGGCCCAGGCCGCCAGCACCGACAGCAGCATCAACCGCATCCGCTTCGGCGAGAAGACCTTCGCCCCCATCGCGGACTTTGAACTGCTGATGCGGGCCTACCAGATCGCCCAGGAACGCGGATTCACCACGCACGTCGGCAACATCATGAGCAGCGACACCTTCTATCACGACGATTTTGACCAGTACAAGATCTGGGCCGACTACGGCGTCCTGGCTGTGGAGATGGAGGCCGCCGGGCTGTACACCCTGGCCGCCAAGCACGGCGTCAAAGCGCTGACCATCCTGACCATCAGCGATCATCTGGTCACGCACGAGGTGACCACCTCTGAGGAACGCCAGCAGACCTTCAACCAGATGATCGAGGTGGCGCTGGACGCCGCGCTGGGCCTGGAATAA
- a CDS encoding RsmB/NOP family class I SAM-dependent RNA methyltransferase: MTFTPRPRPEAFNPARELAVRVLLRVLAGETFAAPALDAALQQTRLPGRDSGLATHIVYGTLRHFPSLDTALTPMLTGDTHPKVRTLLLAGAFEKLYLDTPPHAVVSEYVNLARGARLAPPGLVNAVLRRIEAPVPSEVTRTELPGWLATTFRAVYGEAADTVFADLLAPQPLWMSVSDAGLRSLEAEGSRVTPGPQGADRVELSRPLRETEAFERGWAQPINPASLACVDALGEVAGERVLDLAGGAGIKAAMLAARGAQVTSVDLLSRKHEQARANLTRLGLRADFVTHDLTRPIDLVPAAHVLLDAPCTGSGTLRSHPEIKLRLTTHAVAAAAALQAQMLPNAAALVAPGGTLVYSVCSVTPQEGPEVVAGFLAGHPEFVAEAVPGLEVPHVPAGDGLLTVPEGGIDGFFIARLRRRPETSVG; this comes from the coding sequence ATGACCTTCACACCCCGGCCCAGACCCGAAGCCTTCAATCCGGCCCGTGAACTCGCCGTGCGGGTGCTGCTGCGCGTGCTGGCGGGCGAGACCTTTGCCGCCCCCGCGCTGGACGCCGCGCTGCAACAGACCCGCCTGCCGGGCCGGGACTCGGGGCTGGCAACGCACATCGTGTACGGCACGCTGCGCCACTTTCCCAGCCTGGACACGGCCCTGACCCCGATGCTGACCGGAGACACCCACCCCAAGGTCCGGACGCTGTTGCTGGCCGGGGCCTTTGAGAAGCTGTATCTGGACACGCCGCCGCACGCGGTGGTCAGCGAGTACGTGAATCTGGCGCGCGGGGCGCGGCTGGCCCCGCCGGGTCTGGTCAACGCCGTGCTGCGTCGTATCGAGGCCCCCGTACCGTCAGAGGTGACCCGCACCGAGCTGCCGGGCTGGCTGGCCACCACCTTCCGCGCAGTCTACGGTGAGGCGGCCGACACAGTCTTTGCCGATCTGCTGGCCCCGCAGCCCCTGTGGATGAGCGTGTCGGATGCCGGGTTGCGCTCGCTGGAAGCCGAGGGCAGCCGTGTCACCCCTGGTCCGCAGGGGGCGGACCGGGTGGAACTCTCGCGTCCCCTGCGCGAGACCGAGGCCTTTGAGCGCGGCTGGGCGCAGCCGATCAACCCGGCCAGCCTGGCCTGCGTGGACGCGCTGGGCGAGGTGGCGGGCGAGCGGGTGCTGGATCTGGCGGGCGGAGCGGGCATCAAGGCCGCCATGCTGGCCGCACGCGGAGCGCAGGTCACCAGTGTGGACCTGCTGTCCCGCAAGCACGAGCAGGCCCGCGCCAACCTGACCCGCCTGGGCCTGCGGGCGGATTTTGTGACCCATGACCTGACCCGGCCCATCGACCTGGTCCCCGCCGCCCACGTTCTGCTGGACGCGCCCTGCACCGGCAGCGGCACCCTGCGCAGCCATCCGGAGATCAAGCTGCGGCTGACAACGCACGCGGTGGCGGCGGCGGCGGCGCTTCAGGCCCAGATGTTGCCCAACGCCGCCGCACTGGTGGCTCCCGGCGGCACGCTGGTCTACTCGGTCTGTTCGGTGACGCCGCAGGAGGGGCCGGAGGTGGTGGCCGGATTCCTGGCCGGGCACCCGGAATTCGTGGCCGAGGCGGTGCCGGGGCTGGAGGTGCCACACGTTCCTGCTGGAGACGGCCTGCTGACCGTGCCAGAGGGGGGGATTGACGGTTTCTTTATCGCGCGATTGCGCCGCCGCCCCGAGACGTCCGTCGGCTAG
- a CDS encoding HD-GYP domain-containing protein has translation MFRRPRPPQPPPLASAEARVPAPSASAGDMEAVRVLNDLLARPTQEGVLEGTLSHASFLLGGNLRGYAVTRRGPGQDRVTAVFGYPKALVGTPLSGPWTTARTRALSDGSRELYEANPPELHGILDTCGMRDVALSLVVPVSDRGRNLGALVLDRNSSEDIGPSAQELVTHWAAAVAPLLGLLEGRENWRLAARQVSSAVVEAFESQEFDGLGHAQAVAQASVKLGRAVGLAERELDEVWFAATLHDLGKIHGEQGHPQFGANFLHGVPHLAEAQKAIRHHHERWDGQGEPDKLAGEDIPLYARILAVANAHVRLGDPERLRAQAGKGLDPRLVGLMEKVSAEPPAK, from the coding sequence GTGTTCCGACGCCCCCGCCCACCCCAGCCGCCTCCGCTCGCGTCCGCCGAGGCCCGCGTTCCTGCTCCCAGCGCTTCTGCCGGCGACATGGAAGCGGTGCGCGTCCTGAACGATCTGCTGGCCCGCCCCACCCAGGAGGGCGTGCTGGAAGGCACGCTGAGCCACGCCAGCTTCCTGCTGGGCGGCAACCTGCGCGGCTACGCGGTCACGCGCCGGGGACCGGGGCAGGACCGCGTCACCGCCGTGTTCGGCTACCCCAAGGCGCTGGTCGGCACGCCGCTGTCCGGCCCGTGGACCACCGCCCGGACACGGGCACTGAGCGACGGCTCGCGCGAACTGTACGAGGCCAATCCGCCGGAGCTGCACGGGATACTGGACACCTGCGGCATGCGCGACGTGGCGCTGTCACTGGTGGTGCCGGTCTCGGACCGGGGGCGCAATCTGGGGGCTCTGGTGCTGGACCGTAATTCCTCGGAGGACATCGGCCCCAGCGCGCAGGAACTGGTGACCCACTGGGCCGCGGCCGTCGCGCCGCTGCTGGGGCTGCTGGAGGGCCGCGAGAACTGGAGGCTGGCGGCGCGGCAGGTCAGCAGCGCAGTGGTGGAGGCCTTCGAGAGCCAGGAATTCGACGGCCTGGGCCACGCACAGGCGGTGGCCCAGGCCAGCGTGAAGCTGGGCCGCGCGGTGGGTCTGGCAGAGCGCGAACTGGACGAGGTGTGGTTCGCGGCCACCCTGCACGATCTGGGCAAGATTCACGGTGAGCAGGGCCACCCCCAGTTCGGCGCGAATTTCCTGCACGGCGTGCCGCATCTGGCCGAGGCGCAGAAGGCCATCCGCCACCACCACGAACGCTGGGACGGGCAGGGCGAACCCGACAAACTGGCCGGGGAAGACATCCCGCTGTACGCCCGGATTCTGGCCGTCGCCAACGCCCACGTGCGCCTGGGCGACCCTGAGCGGCTGCGCGCCCAGGCCGGCAAGGGGCTTGACCCCCGTCTGGTGGGGCTCATGGAAAAGGTCAGCGCCGAGCCGCCCGCGAAGTGA
- a CDS encoding SDR family oxidoreductase → MTQGRQSMKGRSVLVTGATGGIGLESARELARRGAAVTVLGRDPGKTARVAQEIGAAGTLIADLTEMTQVRQVAAEFRDRVQRLDVLVNNAGALYSGRQESREGVELTWALNHLAPFLLTRELLPLLRAGEAPRVVTVSSGAHVMGRIRFDDPEFRRGYSGWGAYSQSKLANILFTRELARREPWMQANTLHPGFVSTNFGPDSRVFGQFSRLGLSPEQGAQTSIHLAADRILVSGRYFVESRDRLPAPQALDDGAALRLWQLSEGYVGDPASLSPAPDGRGQQAIR, encoded by the coding sequence ATGACGCAAGGCAGGCAGAGCATGAAGGGCAGAAGCGTGCTGGTCACGGGCGCCACCGGCGGGATCGGGCTGGAATCGGCGCGGGAACTGGCGCGGCGGGGAGCGGCCGTGACGGTGCTGGGCCGTGACCCCGGCAAGACGGCGCGGGTGGCCCAGGAGATCGGGGCCGCCGGAACGCTGATTGCCGACCTCACCGAGATGACGCAGGTGCGGCAGGTGGCCGCCGAATTCCGCGACCGGGTCCAGCGGCTGGACGTGCTGGTCAACAACGCCGGGGCCTTGTACAGCGGGCGTCAGGAAAGCCGCGAGGGCGTGGAATTGACCTGGGCGCTTAACCACCTCGCCCCCTTTCTGCTGACGCGGGAACTGTTGCCGCTGCTGCGGGCGGGCGAGGCCCCCAGGGTGGTGACGGTCTCCTCCGGCGCACATGTCATGGGCCGCATCCGCTTCGACGATCCCGAATTCCGGCGCGGCTACAGCGGATGGGGCGCCTACAGCCAGAGCAAGCTGGCCAACATCCTGTTCACGCGGGAGCTGGCGCGGCGCGAACCGTGGATGCAGGCCAACACCCTGCATCCCGGCTTCGTGTCCACCAATTTTGGTCCCGACAGCAGGGTCTTTGGACAGTTCAGCCGCCTTGGCCTCAGCCCCGAGCAGGGGGCACAGACCAGTATTCATCTGGCGGCGGACCGCATTCTGGTGTCGGGGCGCTACTTCGTAGAGTCGCGAGATAGGTTGCCTGCCCCGCAGGCGCTGGACGACGGCGCGGCGCTGCGGCTGTGGCAGCTGAGCGAGGGGTACGTGGGTGACCCCGCCTCCCTCTCCCCCGCCCCGGATGGGCGTGGCCAGCAGGCCATCCGCTAA
- a CDS encoding DsbA family protein has protein sequence MPLPANLNLLSRAFLLGALCAGGAGAQVGQPLTPFLSSPRLTAEKAALGSANVLTFADGSSALLQVRHMYLTGATITVTQSPKAAARAAGLTGLLSGFGAGLAEPMLGFLNREGIGEQLLKGITVEADPFLVTIKATAEAVVVDLQLARVPDGNFTPTVNALPARKAGTDDVVLRVYSDFQCPYCRQFESETLPALLRALPDDVRVEFHQFPLESIHPLARPAAEASECAAQQGKFWAYKDALFRDQSWLTGKADQTFTALAAETGLNTATFNTCLTVRGGKVAVDAGLAEARRLGLNSTPSVFVGPYKAADAYDTAGLLELIRFTRAVEGARP, from the coding sequence ATGCCACTTCCAGCCAATCTCAACCTTCTGAGCCGGGCCTTCCTGCTGGGCGCGCTGTGTGCAGGCGGGGCCGGGGCGCAGGTGGGCCAGCCGCTGACACCGTTTCTCAGCAGCCCCAGGCTCACGGCCGAGAAGGCCGCGCTGGGCAGCGCCAACGTCCTGACCTTTGCCGACGGCTCGTCCGCGCTGCTGCAGGTCCGGCACATGTACCTGACCGGTGCGACGATCACCGTCACCCAGTCCCCGAAGGCCGCAGCGCGGGCGGCCGGACTGACCGGCCTGCTCAGCGGTTTCGGGGCCGGGCTGGCCGAACCCATGCTCGGCTTCCTGAACCGTGAGGGCATTGGAGAACAGCTGTTGAAGGGCATCACGGTCGAGGCGGACCCCTTCCTGGTCACCATCAAGGCGACTGCTGAGGCGGTGGTGGTGGACCTGCAACTGGCCCGCGTGCCGGACGGCAACTTCACGCCAACCGTCAACGCCCTGCCGGCCCGCAAGGCCGGAACGGACGACGTGGTGCTGCGCGTCTACAGCGATTTCCAGTGCCCGTACTGCCGCCAGTTCGAGAGCGAGACGCTGCCCGCCCTGCTGCGGGCCCTGCCGGACGACGTGCGTGTGGAGTTCCACCAGTTCCCGCTGGAAAGCATCCACCCGCTGGCCCGCCCCGCCGCCGAGGCCAGCGAATGCGCCGCCCAGCAGGGAAAATTCTGGGCCTACAAGGACGCGCTGTTCCGCGATCAGTCGTGGCTGACGGGCAAAGCGGACCAGACCTTCACCGCCCTGGCTGCCGAAACGGGCCTGAACACCGCCACCTTCAACACCTGTCTGACGGTGCGGGGCGGCAAGGTAGCCGTGGACGCCGGGCTGGCCGAGGCCCGGCGGCTGGGCCTGAACAGCACGCCCAGCGTGTTCGTCGGCCCCTATAAGGCTGCCGATGCCTACGACACGGCGGGTCTGCTGGAGCTGATCCGGTTCACCCGCGCGGTGGAGGGCGCCCGGCCTTGA
- the recG gene encoding ATP-dependent DNA helicase RecG, whose amino-acid sequence MATVTELRERLRRPLAAELAAGCQNRVVAGGVDRLLASSLGNPFPRVRELLGGYGDLSVPEREDVLKTALAELADSEKIKPARTPRPAARQAVPTAAPGERLPIDAPLSRLDTGPGGARKLQTLGLHTLRDVLHAYPHRHEDRRALPDLSDVEEGQKVTVEGRVVAKSRRSPRPGMLVIDVTLETPSGGRVKATWFNQPWVEKQLREGASLVLTGRVKKFGRSVQLGVEHHETLDNAQDSLSTGRIVGVYDAKDGISQEFLRRAAFRALGAAPLDDYLPAHWRRKYGVTDLADALWGLHFPSDETHLTRATSRLRFDEYLFLELRMLLQGEDSVLQGKRFQATGDDINRFEAALPFRFTNAQRRVLLEITDDMRGDQQMARLIQGDVGSGKTAVAACALYLAVRDGYQGALMAPTEILARQHYANLRGYLGQLDVRVGLLIGAMTPKDKLEMQTRIAQGEVDVVVGTQALIQENVRFDNLGLAVVDEEHRFGVQQRRRLLASRPDVLVMSATPIPRSLALTAYGDLELSIIDELPPGRTPIETKLLQDTHRVQAYGFVMRQIREGQQAFVVTALIEESETLELLAATQLAEDLKTILPEARIDLLHGRMSAAEKDHVMERFRAHEFDILVSTTVIEVGVDVPNATVMVIENAERFGLAQLHQLRGRVGRGHQQSYCVLIAGEHSQKTRKRLKIIEGSTDGFVIAEADLKLRGPGELRGTRQSGIPDLRLADLANDTEVIERARELAKHILAHDPRLEHPRLQYLRSELQNRSESVAYREVI is encoded by the coding sequence GTGGCAACGGTGACAGAACTGCGTGAACGGCTCAGGCGACCGCTGGCCGCCGAGCTGGCCGCCGGATGTCAGAACCGGGTGGTGGCGGGCGGTGTGGACAGGCTGCTGGCCTCGTCGCTGGGCAACCCCTTCCCCAGGGTGCGTGAGCTGCTGGGCGGCTACGGCGACCTGAGCGTCCCCGAGCGCGAGGACGTCCTGAAAACGGCGCTGGCCGAACTGGCCGACAGCGAGAAGATCAAGCCGGCCCGCACGCCCCGCCCCGCCGCGCGTCAGGCTGTACCCACCGCCGCACCCGGCGAACGCCTGCCCATCGACGCCCCACTCTCCCGGCTGGACACCGGCCCTGGCGGAGCGCGCAAATTGCAGACGCTGGGCCTGCATACCCTCAGGGACGTGCTGCACGCCTACCCGCACCGCCACGAGGACCGCCGCGCCCTGCCTGACCTGTCGGATGTGGAAGAGGGCCAGAAGGTCACGGTGGAGGGCCGGGTGGTGGCCAAATCGCGCCGCAGCCCGCGCCCCGGCATGCTGGTTATCGACGTGACCCTGGAAACGCCGTCGGGCGGGCGGGTCAAGGCGACGTGGTTCAACCAGCCATGGGTGGAAAAGCAGTTGCGCGAGGGCGCCTCGCTCGTGCTGACCGGGCGGGTCAAGAAATTTGGCCGCAGCGTGCAGCTGGGCGTGGAGCATCATGAAACGCTGGACAACGCTCAGGACAGCCTCAGCACCGGGCGCATCGTGGGCGTGTACGACGCCAAGGACGGCATCTCGCAGGAGTTCCTGCGCCGCGCCGCCTTCCGGGCGCTGGGGGCCGCGCCGCTGGACGATTACCTGCCGGCCCACTGGCGCCGGAAGTACGGCGTCACCGATCTGGCCGACGCACTGTGGGGCCTGCATTTCCCCAGCGACGAGACTCACCTGACGCGGGCCACCTCCCGCCTGCGCTTCGACGAATACCTGTTCCTGGAACTGCGGATGCTGCTGCAGGGCGAGGATTCGGTGCTCCAGGGCAAACGCTTCCAGGCCACCGGCGACGACATCAACCGCTTCGAGGCCGCCCTGCCGTTCCGCTTCACGAATGCCCAGCGCCGCGTGCTGCTGGAAATCACCGACGACATGCGCGGCGATCAGCAGATGGCCCGGCTGATCCAGGGCGATGTTGGTAGCGGCAAGACGGCGGTGGCGGCCTGCGCCCTGTATCTGGCGGTGCGCGACGGCTACCAGGGGGCGCTGATGGCCCCCACCGAGATTCTGGCGCGGCAGCACTACGCCAACCTGCGCGGCTACCTGGGCCAGTTGGACGTGCGGGTGGGCCTGCTGATCGGCGCCATGACCCCGAAAGACAAGCTGGAGATGCAGACCCGTATCGCCCAGGGCGAGGTGGACGTGGTGGTGGGCACCCAGGCCCTCATTCAGGAGAACGTGCGCTTCGACAACCTGGGGCTGGCAGTGGTGGACGAGGAACACCGCTTCGGCGTGCAGCAGCGGCGCCGGCTGCTGGCCAGCCGCCCGGACGTACTGGTGATGTCGGCCACCCCGATTCCGCGCAGCCTCGCCCTCACCGCCTACGGCGACTTGGAACTGAGCATCATCGACGAATTGCCGCCGGGGCGCACGCCCATCGAGACCAAGCTGCTGCAGGACACCCACCGCGTTCAGGCCTACGGCTTCGTGATGCGGCAGATCCGCGAGGGGCAGCAGGCCTTTGTGGTCACGGCGCTGATCGAGGAGAGCGAGACGCTGGAGTTGCTGGCCGCCACGCAACTGGCCGAGGACCTCAAGACCATTCTGCCCGAGGCCCGCATTGACCTGCTGCACGGCCGCATGAGCGCCGCCGAGAAGGACCACGTGATGGAGCGCTTCCGCGCCCACGAGTTCGACATCCTCGTCTCGACGACGGTGATCGAGGTGGGCGTGGACGTGCCCAACGCCACGGTAATGGTGATCGAGAACGCCGAGCGCTTCGGGCTGGCGCAGTTGCACCAGCTGCGGGGCCGGGTGGGGCGCGGCCACCAGCAGAGCTACTGCGTGCTGATCGCCGGGGAACACAGCCAGAAGACCCGCAAACGCCTGAAGATCATCGAGGGCTCCACCGACGGCTTCGTGATCGCCGAGGCGGACCTGAAACTGCGCGGCCCCGGCGAGCTGCGCGGCACCCGCCAGAGCGGCATTCCCGACCTGCGGCTGGCCGATCTGGCCAATGACACCGAGGTGATCGAGCGTGCCCGCGAACTGGCCAAGCACATCCTGGCGCACGATCCCCGGCTGGAGCATCCCCGGCTGCAATACCTGCGCAGCGAACTCCAGAACCGCAGCGAGAGCGTGGCGTACCGCGAGGTGATCTAG